The genomic window TTTAACTGCCCAATTTTCTCATCAACCGTCATTTTAGACAAAAGGTTGTTGATGAAACTGTCCATCTTTTGTTTTTCAGTTGGCGCCGCTTTTTTCTGTGCAAAAGCGGGCAAAGTTAAAGCTAAGGTAAATGCTACGAATATTCTCTTCATGTATATCTATTTTGAGTAGGTAAAACCTAGTTTTGTTAATCCTTGTTGTATTTCTGGTGCGCTCATGAAAAGGTTCCAAAGCAGTCCAGTGCGTCCGTTTTCTATCATCACTACAATTGGTCCTTGATCAATGCCAATATAGCGTTTAGGATACCAATTTTCAGTTTCACTATAAGCATCGTAAAATCCAAATTCGCCCCAAACCTTATCGTTCATGTTTTCATACAAGTTTCTGATCACTTGCATGCTTTCCTTTGGCGTATACGGATAAGATGAAAGTGCCGCTGTTGGACTAATTACCCCGAAATCTTCGTCCGGCATGTGCGCTTTGTAGCCTTTTACCGAGTAGCTCGCCGTCATTCCCCACGAGTTTTTGCCATAGCCTTTATAGCCTTTTGGGTTGGCAATGGCATAATCGTAATTAATTAAGGTTTGGTTTCTGTTTTCTTGCCAATAATCGGCGTATTTGTCTTTTAAGCCTTTCGGGTTTAAGCCGAGGTAAGAATAGTGCGCCCAAAACAGTGGTCCAACACTTTCGCCCACTACATTGTGTTTTAGTTTAATAGGATGACCATATAAGTTAATATCTGTGTTGATTTTGCCACTTTTTGCCCAGCCTTGGTGGTAAACTTCGGCTGGCACGCCATGGGTAGGGGAGCAGGCCGCCATGATGTAGGTAATTAAGCATTCGTTGTAACCGGTAATGGCAAAGTTCATTTTCCAGCCAACAGTTGGCGACCAATGCCAGTACAATACATTTTCGTTATTTTTCCTGTAAAAGTTCCAATCGATGCCTTTCCAAAGCTCATCTGCTTTTTGCGCTAGTGCTTTTTCTTCGGCATTGCCAGTGGTATAGTACTGTCTTAGTGTTACCAAGGCTTGAGCTAGAAAGGAAGTCTCTACCAAATCTCCGGCATCATCGCCTTTGCTAAAGGGCTTTGCTTTGCCAGAAGGATACATCCAATGTGCCCAAACACCATGAAAGCGATCGGCCTTTGCCAAAAAATCTATTCCCTTTTTTAAATGCTGATAACCTTGTTCCCTAGTAATAAATTTACGTTCTATAGCTACAATAGTTCCCATAATGCCAAAGCCGCTTGCTCCGGTAGCAATAATATCTTTATCGTTTTGCGGATAAACGTTATCGCTATGGTAACGCTCTCTTGATAAGCCCGATACTGGTTCTGCACCTTCGTAAAAGTATTTGTAGGTTTGACGTTGCACTTCGGTTAACAGCTCGTCATCGCTTAACTTTTTTATTTTGTCAGTAGTTTTATTGACAGAGCAGCTTCCTAATAGGGCAAGAAGAGGGATTAATAATTTAAGGTTCATTTGTGTATGTTTTATTTTCAGTTGTTAAATGGAGCCTCAAGATTATTAAAGTTTTTGGCTTTAATTGTATCATTTCGGGTTCATGTGTGTGTGGTGTTGTGTTATAGGTTAGGACTTGAGAAACCAAGTTTCGCCATTCCTGTTTTAATTTCTGGTGCGCTCATTAACAAATTCCAAAGTAATTTGCTTCTGTGGTTTTCTATCATGATGATGATTGGACCTTGGTCTATCGCTAAGTGCGAAGTAGCAAACCAAGGGTCGTTAAGATTAAATGCATCTACAAATCCATATTCTTTCCAAATTTTGTCTCCAAGTTTATAATAAAAGAACTTTAAAGCTGCCATAGATTGTGTTGGCGTGTATGGAAACGAGGCCAAAGCTGCTGTTGGTGCAATTACGCCTCTATCGTTAGATGGCGAACTGGCTGTGTAGCCACCAGGGATATCGCTTGCGGTTAAGCCCCAACAATCGGCACTGTAACCATTGTGTTTTGCGGGATTAGCCACGCAGTAATTGTAGTTAATCATGGCATGGGCTTTATTTTGAGTTTCGTAATTGGCGTAAGCATCAGTCAATCCATTTGGGTTGATGCCTAAGAACGAATAGTGTGACAGGAATAAAGGGCCGCCATTGGCACTGCCCAAAGGTAATTGCACACCATAATAAGTGTTTCCATTTCTCATGGCTCCGTTTCTTGCCCAACCTTCGTCGTAAACTAATTTTGGTATAGTGTAAGTAGGAGATGAAGCTGCCAGAACG from Pedobacter sp. SL55 includes these protein-coding regions:
- a CDS encoding glucoamylase family protein — encoded protein: MNLKLLIPLLALLGSCSVNKTTDKIKKLSDDELLTEVQRQTYKYFYEGAEPVSGLSRERYHSDNVYPQNDKDIIATGASGFGIMGTIVAIERKFITREQGYQHLKKGIDFLAKADRFHGVWAHWMYPSGKAKPFSKGDDAGDLVETSFLAQALVTLRQYYTTGNAEEKALAQKADELWKGIDWNFYRKNNENVLYWHWSPTVGWKMNFAITGYNECLITYIMAACSPTHGVPAEVYHQGWAKSGKINTDINLYGHPIKLKHNVVGESVGPLFWAHYSYLGLNPKGLKDKYADYWQENRNQTLINYDYAIANPKGYKGYGKNSWGMTASYSVKGYKAHMPDEDFGVISPTAALSSYPYTPKESMQVIRNLYENMNDKVWGEFGFYDAYSETENWYPKRYIGIDQGPIVVMIENGRTGLLWNLFMSAPEIQQGLTKLGFTYSK